In a genomic window of Bos mutus isolate GX-2022 chromosome 6, NWIPB_WYAK_1.1, whole genome shotgun sequence:
- the LAMTOR3 gene encoding ragulator complex protein LAMTOR3 has protein sequence MADDLKRFLYKKLPSVEGLHAIVVSDRDGVPVIKVANDNAPEHALRPGFLSTFALATDQGSKLGLSKNKSIICYYNTYQVVQFNRLPLVVSFIASSNANTGLIVSLEKELAPLFEELRQVVEVS, from the exons ATGGCGGAT GATCTAAAACGATTCCTGTATAAAAAATTACCGAG TGTTGAGGGGCTCCATGCTATTGTTGTGTCAGATAGAGATGGAGTGCCTGTCATCAAAG TGGCCAATGATAATGCTCCAGAGCATGCTTTGAGACCTGGTTTCTTATCAACTTTTGCCCTTGCAACAGACCAAGGAAGCAAACTCggactttcaaaaaataaaagtatcatcTGTTACTATAATACCTACCAG GTGGTTCAATTCAATCGTTTACCTTTGGTAGTGAGTTTCATAGCCAGCAGCAATGCTAATACAG GACTAATTGTCAGCCTGGAAAAGGAACTTGCTCCATTATTTGAAGAATTGAGACAAGTTGTGGAAGTTTCCTAA